The following coding sequences are from one Haliotis asinina isolate JCU_RB_2024 chromosome 3, JCU_Hal_asi_v2, whole genome shotgun sequence window:
- the LOC137278375 gene encoding alpha-ketoglutarate dehydrogenase component 4-like, which produces MAASAAKTVLMTVKPHVPLIKFPSRIVSPTGAAAVSPPAPASSPAKPPADSKPIGRGARGSGIEYSDLPLKYHRKLISEEEMEYIEKGGQV; this is translated from the exons ATGGCTGCCTCTGCGGCGAAAACAGTGTTGATG ACTGTAAAACCACATGTGCCTTTGATAAAGTTTCCATCCAGAATTGTTTCCCCCACAG GTGCCGCAGCTGTATCACCCCCAGCCCCTGCATCTTCTCCAGCAAAACCCCCAGCAGACAGCAAGCCCATTGGCCGAGGAGCTCGAGGGTCAGGGATTGAGTATAGTGATCTCCCCTTGAAATACCATCGGAAACTTATATCTGAAGAAGAAATGGAATATATAGAA AAAGGTGGCCaagtgtga